One genomic window of Xanthobacter dioxanivorans includes the following:
- a CDS encoding enoyl-CoA hydratase/isomerase family protein, with protein sequence MSDRYAKYDKLKFDYPAERVLRITFDRPDTFNSVDAETHTQMTDIWIDIDRDPDINAVIVTGAGKAFSAGGDFGLIESMIGNSHEIMKTWKEAKNLVYNIINCNKPIISAINGPAAGAGLVVGILADVSIAGKKAKIVDGHPRLGVAAGDVAAIIWPLLCGMAKAKYYLMTCKPVSGEEADRIGLVSMCVEDDVLQQTALDIATELANGSQSAIRWTKYALNNWLRQAGPIFDASTALEMLGFMGEDVKEGVLSHREKRAPNFRKDCPI encoded by the coding sequence ATGTCCGATCGTTACGCAAAATACGACAAGCTGAAATTCGATTACCCGGCCGAGCGCGTGCTGCGCATCACCTTCGACCGGCCTGACACCTTCAACTCGGTCGATGCCGAGACCCACACGCAGATGACCGATATATGGATCGATATCGACCGTGATCCCGACATCAATGCGGTGATCGTCACCGGTGCAGGCAAGGCGTTTTCGGCGGGCGGCGATTTCGGCCTGATCGAGAGCATGATCGGCAATTCGCATGAGATCATGAAGACGTGGAAAGAGGCCAAGAACCTCGTCTACAACATCATCAACTGCAACAAGCCGATCATCTCGGCGATCAACGGTCCCGCGGCGGGTGCCGGCTTGGTCGTCGGCATCCTGGCCGACGTGTCGATCGCCGGCAAGAAGGCCAAGATCGTTGACGGCCATCCGCGTCTCGGCGTCGCCGCCGGTGACGTGGCCGCGATCATCTGGCCGCTGCTTTGCGGAATGGCCAAGGCGAAATACTACCTGATGACCTGCAAGCCGGTCTCGGGTGAGGAGGCTGACCGGATCGGACTGGTGTCGATGTGCGTCGAGGATGACGTTCTGCAGCAGACCGCGCTCGACATTGCAACCGAACTTGCGAATGGCTCGCAGAGCGCGATCCGCTGGACCAAATACGCGCTCAACAACTGGCTGCGTCAAGCCGGACCGATCTTCGACGCCTCCACCGCCCTCGAGATGCTGGGTTTCATGGGCGAAGACGTGAAAGAGGGCGTACTGTCGCACCGCGAGAAGCGCGCGCCGAACTTCCGCAAGGATTGTCCGATCTGA
- a CDS encoding acyl-CoA dehydrogenase family protein: MIDYNAMSDADFRRQVRQFFETEYPEELRNLSHRPKFAEIEHWHRKLHAKGWVAPAWPAEFGGMGLNAAKLLFFYEEQQRWGVVRGRDMGVQMVGPLIIKFGTDAQKAYWLPRILSCEDIWCQGYSEPGAGSDLANLRTNAVIEGNEFVINGQKIWTTMAHDSTHIFMLVRTDPKAPKKQQGISFILVPMDQPGVEVRTITTLAGETEFCEVFFDDARTPCENLVGELNKGWTMAKSLLSFERVFIGAPNLAQNALGQLETYARGAGRFDDPVFCDRFAEVALDVEDHAALYARFADQLKRSEPLGADVSMLKIWVTETFQKITELMIEAAGPDGGTLGPLQVGNVGLDVLAVFYKARPTTIYGGSNEIQRNILSKAVLGLPG; encoded by the coding sequence GTGATCGACTACAACGCCATGAGCGACGCCGACTTCCGCAGGCAGGTCCGGCAGTTCTTCGAAACCGAGTACCCCGAAGAGCTGCGCAATCTTTCGCATCGCCCTAAGTTCGCCGAGATCGAGCACTGGCACCGCAAGCTCCATGCCAAGGGTTGGGTCGCACCGGCTTGGCCTGCGGAGTTCGGCGGCATGGGGCTGAACGCGGCCAAGCTTCTCTTTTTCTACGAGGAACAGCAGCGTTGGGGGGTCGTGCGTGGCCGAGACATGGGCGTGCAGATGGTCGGCCCGCTCATCATCAAGTTCGGCACCGATGCTCAGAAGGCATACTGGCTGCCCCGCATCCTAAGCTGCGAGGACATCTGGTGCCAGGGCTATTCCGAGCCGGGCGCAGGGTCCGATCTGGCGAACCTGCGCACGAACGCCGTCATCGAGGGGAACGAGTTCGTGATCAACGGACAGAAGATCTGGACGACGATGGCGCATGACTCGACGCACATTTTCATGCTGGTGCGCACCGATCCGAAAGCCCCAAAGAAACAGCAAGGGATCAGCTTCATTCTCGTCCCGATGGATCAGCCGGGGGTCGAGGTCCGAACGATCACCACGCTGGCAGGCGAAACCGAGTTCTGCGAGGTCTTCTTCGACGATGCCCGCACCCCGTGCGAAAACCTGGTGGGCGAACTGAACAAGGGCTGGACCATGGCCAAGTCCCTGCTCAGCTTCGAGCGGGTGTTTATCGGCGCACCGAATCTGGCCCAGAACGCGCTTGGTCAGCTTGAAACCTACGCTCGCGGTGCCGGCCGCTTCGACGACCCGGTCTTTTGCGACCGCTTCGCCGAGGTCGCGCTCGATGTCGAGGATCACGCGGCGCTTTACGCGCGCTTCGCCGATCAGCTCAAGCGGAGCGAACCGCTGGGCGCGGATGTCTCGATGCTCAAGATCTGGGTGACCGAGACATTTCAGAAGATCACCGAACTCATGATCGAGGCGGCAGGACCCGATGGCGGCACGCTGGGGCCGCTACAGGTCGGCAATGTTGGTCTCGATGTTCTGGCGGTCTTCTACAAGGCCCGGCCGACCACGATCTACGGCGGGTCGAACGAGATCCAACGCAACATTCTATCGAAAGCTGTCCTAGGCCTGCCGGGCTGA
- a CDS encoding acyl-CoA dehydrogenase family protein: MINAAHHDHDDLRLLRESVRTLLERAGGVARARKIRDEDGGWDAPVMTELAKAGVFGAAVPEEAGGLGMGLAAAGIIAEEVGRVIAPEPVVASVGLAIGLLRRLCPEHALLTEALAGTTVLATAWQERDAKGFSDTLSSRFENGALTGTKSWVAGVAAASGILVVAEAGGGPALALVEPGGKGVSIDKRRQSDGSILAELHLSGAPTELLAEGPVVAKALEAAVSDTTVLTAAELVGVSAKALEITLDYIKTREQFDKPIGSFQVIQHRAVDMHVMQEVAEASVRDALGLMDATEAPRLRARQASRAKARACTTARKITREAIQLHGAVGYTDEFDIGLYLNRALVLSAWLGDDVYHRRLWLNARNAEEAAE, translated from the coding sequence ATGATCAACGCTGCACATCACGACCACGACGATCTCCGCCTATTGCGCGAAAGCGTCCGCACGCTGTTGGAGCGCGCGGGCGGCGTGGCGCGGGCGCGTAAGATCAGGGACGAAGACGGCGGCTGGGATGCGCCCGTAATGACGGAACTGGCCAAGGCCGGCGTGTTCGGCGCCGCGGTGCCGGAAGAGGCGGGCGGCCTCGGCATGGGGCTGGCCGCCGCCGGCATCATCGCCGAAGAAGTAGGCCGGGTGATCGCGCCCGAGCCTGTCGTCGCCTCGGTCGGGCTTGCAATTGGCCTTTTGCGCCGGCTCTGCCCCGAGCATGCGCTTCTGACCGAGGCGCTGGCCGGCACGACGGTCCTGGCAACAGCATGGCAGGAGCGTGACGCCAAAGGTTTCTCCGACACCCTGTCATCTCGGTTCGAGAACGGAGCTCTGACCGGGACGAAATCCTGGGTCGCGGGGGTGGCTGCTGCAAGTGGCATCCTCGTGGTGGCGGAGGCGGGCGGCGGACCGGCTCTCGCTTTGGTTGAACCCGGCGGCAAGGGCGTTTCCATCGACAAACGGCGTCAGTCCGATGGCAGTATACTGGCCGAACTACACCTGTCGGGCGCGCCAACCGAATTGCTCGCCGAAGGTCCGGTCGTCGCAAAGGCTCTGGAAGCTGCCGTCAGCGACACGACGGTGCTGACGGCGGCCGAGCTTGTCGGGGTCAGCGCCAAGGCGCTGGAGATCACGCTCGACTACATCAAGACGCGCGAGCAGTTCGACAAGCCGATCGGTTCGTTCCAGGTCATTCAGCATCGCGCGGTGGACATGCATGTCATGCAGGAAGTGGCCGAAGCGAGTGTGCGTGACGCGCTAGGCCTGATGGACGCCACAGAAGCCCCGCGCCTGCGTGCACGCCAGGCCAGCCGGGCCAAGGCCCGGGCTTGCACCACGGCCAGGAAGATCACGCGCGAGGCGATCCAGCTGCATGGCGCGGTCGGCTACACCGACGAGTTCGACATCGGGCTTTACCTGAACAGGGCGCTGGTGCTCTCGGCCTGGCTGGGCGACGACGTCTATCATCGTCGGCTCTGGCTGAACGCCCGCAACGCAGAGGAGGCCGCTGAGTGA
- a CDS encoding MaoC/PaaZ C-terminal domain-containing protein, with amino-acid sequence MKYLEDFQPAQIYRFRAEPLSKEEIIAFAQEWDPQRLHTDEAYATGIHGSLIASGFQTMLQVFKPVMHGMMPEIANIGGLGFDSLRWPRPIRPGEALDIELEVSSVTPSKTKPDRGVLAYTLRAMNPAGQVVFTADTPVMIKRRPPEEK; translated from the coding sequence ATGAAATATCTGGAAGATTTCCAGCCGGCTCAGATCTACAGGTTCCGCGCAGAGCCGCTGAGCAAGGAGGAGATCATTGCGTTCGCGCAGGAATGGGATCCGCAGCGGCTGCATACTGACGAGGCCTATGCCACCGGCATCCACGGCAGCCTGATCGCCTCGGGCTTTCAGACGATGCTGCAGGTGTTCAAGCCAGTCATGCACGGAATGATGCCGGAGATCGCCAATATCGGCGGGCTGGGTTTCGATTCGCTGAGATGGCCTCGGCCAATTCGGCCCGGCGAGGCGCTGGACATCGAACTGGAAGTCTCTTCGGTCACACCTTCGAAGACCAAACCGGACAGGGGCGTGCTGGCCTATACGCTCAGAGCCATGAATCCCGCAGGACAGGTCGTGTTCACTGCCGATACTCCCGTGATGATCAAGCGCCGGCCCCCGGAGGAAAAATGA
- a CDS encoding transglutaminase-like domain-containing protein — protein sequence MMTISQEALPEEATRYVVPTYFVNSDSPEVQQLVARALRDLRDDASQTDKAIRLFEAVRDGIRYDPYTFALTADAYRASAIAGAEAAFCVPKAILLAACLRAAGIPAALGFADVRNHLNTPKLQELMGTDLFVYHGYVQLWLDGNTYKITPAFNMELCERFGVRPLVFDGKSDALFHEFDVKDQRHMEYVNDRGLYVDAPMEEFLRVFKKTYPRLEQFNRERISRSAEGVDAGFAAAGKAS from the coding sequence ATGATGACGATCTCCCAAGAAGCGCTTCCGGAAGAGGCCACAAGATACGTCGTGCCCACGTATTTCGTGAACAGCGACAGCCCCGAGGTCCAGCAGTTAGTCGCCCGGGCTCTGCGCGATCTACGCGACGATGCATCGCAAACCGACAAGGCCATCCGCCTGTTCGAGGCGGTGCGGGACGGCATCCGCTATGATCCCTACACCTTCGCCTTGACGGCCGATGCTTATCGCGCGAGCGCCATCGCCGGAGCGGAGGCCGCCTTCTGTGTGCCCAAGGCGATCCTCTTGGCGGCCTGCCTGCGCGCGGCCGGCATTCCCGCAGCGCTGGGATTCGCCGATGTGCGCAACCATCTGAACACGCCCAAGCTGCAGGAGCTGATGGGCACCGACCTGTTCGTCTATCACGGCTACGTGCAGCTCTGGCTCGACGGCAATACCTATAAGATCACGCCTGCGTTCAACATGGAGCTGTGCGAGCGGTTCGGGGTCAGGCCGCTTGTCTTCGACGGCAAGAGCGACGCGCTGTTTCATGAGTTCGACGTCAAAGACCAGCGGCACATGGAATATGTGAACGATCGGGGGCTCTACGTTGACGCACCGATGGAGGAATTCCTGCGCGTTTTCAAAAAGACCTATCCCCGGCTCGAGCAGTTCAATCGCGAGCGCATCTCGCGCAGCGCCGAAGGGGTGGATGCCGGGTTTGCTGCAGCGGGCAAGGCCTCATGA
- a CDS encoding CaiB/BaiF CoA transferase family protein — protein sequence MAQPLSDILVLDLSTLLPGPLATLILAEAGAEVVKLERPGTGEDARHTAPKIDGVSIGYAILNRGKKSIALDLKVEGAVESLRPLIEKADVLVEQFRPGVTDRLGLGYEAVRAINPGIVYCSITGYGQTGPKRDFAGHDLNYVGEAGILPLSRGPNEQPTMPFALVADVGGGSYPAVLNILLALRERDRTGQGIHLDIAMTEGAFAFAYWAHAKGVLAGEPIGNSADRLTGGLARYRLYSAADGRQIAVAALEEKFWQAFCDVIGLRAELRDDLADPEASTAEVARLLAAHPALHWAPLLAEADCCCTVVKTPAEAASDDHFAKRGVYGRQVRIGERRVPALPLPIAPAFRAPPSRDEAAPDLGRDNRYFGLPDP from the coding sequence ATGGCTCAGCCGCTCAGCGATATTCTCGTGCTCGATTTAAGCACGCTTCTGCCTGGCCCCCTGGCGACCCTGATTTTGGCCGAGGCCGGGGCGGAAGTCGTCAAGCTGGAGCGCCCCGGCACGGGCGAGGACGCGCGCCATACGGCGCCGAAAATCGACGGCGTCAGCATCGGTTACGCGATCTTGAATCGCGGCAAGAAATCGATTGCGCTGGATTTGAAGGTTGAAGGTGCGGTGGAGAGCCTCCGTCCGCTGATCGAGAAGGCCGACGTCCTGGTCGAGCAGTTCCGCCCCGGCGTGACGGACCGGCTGGGCCTGGGATATGAGGCGGTGCGTGCCATCAATCCGGGCATCGTCTATTGCTCGATCACCGGCTACGGACAGACCGGGCCGAAACGGGACTTTGCCGGCCACGACCTGAACTATGTCGGCGAGGCCGGAATCTTGCCGCTCAGCCGCGGTCCAAACGAGCAGCCGACAATGCCGTTCGCGCTGGTGGCCGACGTTGGGGGCGGCAGCTACCCGGCGGTGCTCAATATCCTGCTCGCCTTGCGCGAGCGCGACCGTACGGGGCAGGGCATCCATCTCGATATCGCCATGACCGAAGGTGCCTTCGCTTTCGCCTATTGGGCTCATGCCAAGGGCGTTCTCGCCGGAGAGCCGATTGGCAACAGCGCCGACCGGTTGACGGGCGGACTGGCGCGTTACCGGCTCTATTCCGCAGCCGACGGGCGTCAGATCGCCGTGGCGGCACTGGAAGAGAAGTTCTGGCAGGCCTTCTGCGATGTGATCGGACTGAGGGCGGAGCTGCGCGACGACCTCGCCGATCCGGAAGCAAGCACTGCCGAAGTTGCCCGCCTGCTAGCGGCGCATCCGGCCTTGCATTGGGCCCCGCTTCTGGCCGAGGCCGATTGCTGCTGCACGGTGGTCAAGACCCCGGCCGAGGCGGCATCCGACGACCATTTTGCCAAGCGGGGCGTCTACGGCCGGCAGGTGCGAATCGGGGAACGGCGCGTGCCCGCCCTGCCGCTGCCGATCGCGCCGGCTTTTCGCGCGCCGCCCTCCCGCGACGAGGCCGCGCCCGATCTCGGCCGTGACAACAGGTATTTCGGGCTGCCCGACCCATGA
- a CDS encoding MaoC/PaaZ C-terminal domain-containing protein, with amino-acid sequence MKVLVPVKRVIDYNVKVRVTGLDVRFSAPVHPGETVRFHIWREGGEARFSASIPERQVVVLNNGAAGFA; translated from the coding sequence ATGAAGGTGCTCGTGCCCGTCAAACGCGTGATCGACTACAACGTGAAGGTTCGCGTGACCGGACTTGACGTGCGCTTTTCCGCCCCGGTCCATCCGGGCGAGACGGTGCGGTTCCATATCTGGCGGGAAGGCGGCGAAGCCCGGTTCAGCGCCTCGATCCCCGAGCGTCAGGTCGTTGTGCTGAACAACGGCGCGGCCGGCTTTGCTTGA
- a CDS encoding enoyl-CoA hydratase/isomerase family protein, whose amino-acid sequence MGDLMRLDRDGPVGVLRFLRPERRNPYSIAFVEALIANLRQAEKDGAIRAVVMTGGEHFSSGGDLIGFRAEIAKGARATSEMVDMVHAGGRAAYQFKKPLIAAVNGIAYGAGLSLALSADIVVAAEDARLCEVFAKVGGCPDTGSSWLLQQRAGAGVARMLVFTGREIGGRTARELRVVEECVPAGEAETRAIEIAREIAAHPAFGMQTAKRVMRAAAECSYLEALEIERDAQSVLLCAHDFPEAMKAFQEKRPPQFKDC is encoded by the coding sequence ATGGGCGACCTGATGCGGCTTGATCGGGATGGGCCTGTGGGCGTTCTGCGCTTTCTCCGTCCCGAACGGCGCAACCCGTACAGCATTGCGTTCGTCGAGGCGCTCATCGCCAATCTGCGGCAGGCCGAGAAGGACGGCGCGATTCGCGCCGTGGTGATGACCGGCGGCGAGCATTTCTCAAGTGGCGGCGATCTTATCGGCTTCCGCGCCGAGATCGCCAAGGGCGCCCGCGCGACCTCGGAGATGGTCGACATGGTCCACGCCGGCGGTCGCGCCGCCTATCAGTTCAAAAAACCACTGATCGCCGCGGTGAATGGAATTGCCTATGGCGCGGGGCTGAGCCTGGCGCTGTCGGCCGATATTGTCGTGGCTGCCGAAGATGCGCGCCTCTGCGAGGTCTTTGCCAAGGTCGGCGGCTGCCCCGACACCGGGTCGAGCTGGCTTCTTCAGCAGCGCGCCGGCGCTGGGGTGGCCCGGATGCTGGTGTTCACCGGCCGCGAGATCGGTGGACGCACGGCCCGCGAGCTGCGTGTTGTGGAGGAATGCGTGCCGGCCGGCGAGGCCGAGACCCGGGCCATCGAGATCGCGCGAGAGATCGCCGCCCACCCCGCCTTCGGCATGCAGACAGCCAAGCGTGTCATGCGGGCTGCTGCCGAATGCTCCTACCTCGAGGCGCTGGAGATCGAGCGCGATGCGCAAAGTGTGCTCCTTTGCGCCCATGATTTTCCCGAGGCCATGAAGGCCTTCCAAGAAAAGCGACCGCCGCAGTTCAAGGACTGCTGA
- a CDS encoding enoyl-CoA hydratase-related protein yields MEDSPIEVSVEGGVATVLINRPERKNALSVAAANGLADAWERIEADATVSVAILTSADCGVFSAGLDLKEAAEIARNEGVDILSKMRDPFHDTMRACRKPIIAAMTGSLMAGGMMLALNCDLRVGLKGTKIGITEVKIGRGSPWAASALWMLPQPILMEIVLTGDLMPIERLHDYGFTNYLEDTPDLIRERARDLARRIASAAPLSVVAAKASVRATMDLGCAGGLEEGKRLHEVVYASQDAIEGPRAFAEKRAPVWQGR; encoded by the coding sequence ATGGAAGACAGCCCGATCGAGGTGTCCGTCGAAGGTGGCGTGGCCACTGTCCTTATCAACCGGCCCGAGCGCAAGAACGCGCTCTCGGTCGCCGCCGCGAACGGATTGGCCGATGCATGGGAGCGGATCGAGGCCGACGCCACGGTTAGCGTTGCGATCCTGACCTCGGCGGATTGCGGTGTCTTTAGCGCCGGGCTAGACCTCAAAGAGGCGGCGGAGATCGCGCGAAACGAGGGCGTCGACATCCTTAGCAAGATGCGCGACCCCTTTCACGACACGATGCGCGCCTGTCGCAAACCGATCATTGCCGCGATGACCGGTTCTCTGATGGCTGGCGGCATGATGCTGGCGCTGAACTGCGATTTGCGGGTCGGTCTCAAAGGAACCAAGATCGGGATCACCGAAGTCAAGATCGGACGCGGCTCGCCCTGGGCCGCGTCGGCGCTGTGGATGCTGCCGCAGCCGATCCTGATGGAGATCGTGCTGACCGGCGATCTCATGCCGATCGAGCGGCTGCACGACTACGGTTTCACCAATTACCTCGAAGACACGCCTGATCTAATTCGCGAACGGGCCCGCGACCTCGCACGTCGGATCGCCAGTGCCGCACCGCTTTCGGTAGTCGCGGCGAAGGCCAGCGTGCGCGCGACCATGGATCTGGGCTGTGCCGGCGGGCTGGAAGAGGGCAAGCGCCTGCACGAGGTGGTCTATGCCAGCCAGGATGCCATCGAGGGCCCGCGGGCCTTTGCCGAAAAACGTGCGCCCGTCTGGCAAGGCCGGTAA
- a CDS encoding ABC transporter substrate-binding protein → MTIFNRVAAAVLAAALGLAIQAAAAQDKKPIRFGLCFDLSKSYTFVSPQVAQAAQDLAKYTNDNGGIAGHPVEIMVRDTGNEPQRGVECYEQLRREGVFLFYFLSTPVTNALLPRAMKDGNIVLQSFVGRGDAADGKVFDWIFPVGPTYWQQAANDVAFIKKQMGGDLRKAKIGFIYLDYPFGQEPIEILKTLSAKEGFELKLYPVPLPGSDQASVWTQVRRDKPDYMISWILAGGHVVASKEMKRNGFPIDRYLSVNWLNEVDIKNIGAEGAKGILRGTNVAGGQEVPLVKTMLGTFYAKGKGSGPESLVHDVYYNLGLAVFSVGFEAARLAIEKNGSPLTPESMKVGLESIKDFDANGLMAPVTVTPEDHGGGGKTRVERWDGSTWVPLTDWSADYTDVVWKVIKESSSKFTVK, encoded by the coding sequence ATGACGATCTTCAACAGAGTGGCTGCCGCTGTACTGGCAGCGGCGCTGGGGCTGGCAATCCAGGCAGCCGCGGCACAAGACAAGAAGCCGATCCGCTTCGGCCTTTGCTTCGATCTGAGCAAATCTTACACCTTCGTCTCGCCGCAGGTCGCCCAGGCTGCGCAGGATTTGGCCAAATACACAAACGACAATGGCGGGATAGCAGGCCATCCAGTCGAAATAATGGTGCGCGACACCGGCAACGAACCCCAGCGCGGTGTCGAATGCTATGAACAGCTAAGGCGCGAGGGCGTGTTTCTGTTCTACTTCCTTTCGACGCCGGTGACGAATGCCCTTCTTCCACGCGCCATGAAAGATGGCAACATCGTGCTGCAGTCCTTCGTCGGAAGAGGCGACGCAGCCGATGGGAAGGTATTCGATTGGATCTTCCCGGTCGGTCCAACCTACTGGCAGCAGGCAGCCAACGACGTCGCCTTCATCAAGAAGCAGATGGGCGGCGATCTGAGGAAAGCCAAAATTGGCTTCATCTATCTTGATTACCCTTTCGGTCAGGAGCCGATCGAGATCCTCAAGACGCTGTCGGCAAAGGAAGGCTTTGAGCTCAAGCTCTATCCAGTGCCGCTGCCCGGGAGCGACCAGGCGAGCGTTTGGACACAAGTTCGTCGCGACAAGCCCGATTACATGATCAGCTGGATTCTTGCCGGCGGTCACGTCGTGGCCTCGAAGGAGATGAAGCGCAATGGCTTTCCGATCGATCGCTACCTGTCGGTCAACTGGCTGAACGAGGTTGATATCAAGAATATCGGGGCCGAAGGGGCCAAGGGAATCCTGCGTGGCACCAACGTGGCCGGCGGCCAAGAGGTGCCCCTCGTCAAGACCATGCTTGGGACCTTCTACGCGAAGGGCAAAGGCAGCGGCCCGGAATCGCTTGTCCACGACGTCTATTACAATTTGGGGTTGGCGGTCTTTTCAGTGGGTTTTGAGGCCGCCCGGCTGGCTATCGAGAAGAACGGCTCGCCGCTGACCCCCGAAAGCATGAAGGTTGGTTTAGAATCGATTAAGGATTTCGACGCCAACGGGCTCATGGCTCCGGTGACCGTGACACCTGAGGACCATGGAGGAGGCGGCAAGACCCGTGTCGAGCGGTGGGACGGCTCGACTTGGGTGCCGCTCACGGATTGGAGCGCGGACTATACCGACGTGGTGTGGAAAGTGATCAAGGAAAGCTCGTCCAAATTCACTGTCAAGTGA
- a CDS encoding ABC transporter substrate-binding protein, protein MQSIGKTLALALLAAGLLSASAKAADPGLFRIGVCYDLSKAYTFATPQVSQAALDLAGLVNIKGGIEGAQVEVIVRDHGNEPQRVIECYRRLSREGVFVFDTLSTPASLAILPRAMKDRRILMQSLVGRADAADGAVFSWVYPVGPTYWGQAANDIVCIKQLHGGNLSDVKVGFVYFDYPFGQEPIEILKTLSAKEGFELILYPVPLPGSDQAGVWSKVRRDKPDHIISWMLAGAHRVASKEMKRSGIPMEKCISVKWLNEVDISNIGAEAARGLKRGTNVAGGQDIPLYKEIMTELYDKGKGNGPVEKTRDVLYNTDLAMYSIVFEAARQAVALHGHPITAETYKAGLEAIKNFDANGLMAPIT, encoded by the coding sequence ATGCAGTCCATTGGAAAGACACTGGCTTTGGCCTTGCTAGCCGCAGGCCTCCTGTCGGCTTCCGCCAAGGCGGCGGATCCCGGACTGTTCAGGATCGGCGTTTGCTACGATTTGAGCAAGGCCTACACCTTCGCTACGCCACAGGTCTCGCAGGCGGCGCTCGATCTTGCCGGTCTCGTCAACATAAAGGGTGGGATCGAGGGGGCGCAGGTGGAAGTGATCGTGCGCGACCATGGCAATGAGCCGCAGCGCGTCATCGAATGCTACCGCAGGCTCAGCCGCGAGGGCGTGTTCGTTTTCGACACGCTTTCCACGCCCGCTTCGCTCGCGATCCTGCCGCGCGCCATGAAGGACCGGCGCATTCTGATGCAATCGCTTGTCGGGCGAGCCGACGCGGCCGACGGGGCGGTGTTCAGCTGGGTCTATCCGGTCGGACCGACCTATTGGGGCCAGGCCGCCAACGACATCGTCTGTATCAAGCAGCTGCATGGCGGAAATCTCTCGGATGTGAAGGTGGGCTTCGTCTACTTCGACTATCCCTTCGGGCAGGAGCCGATCGAGATCCTCAAGACGCTGTCGGCGAAGGAAGGATTCGAGCTGATCCTCTATCCGGTTCCGCTGCCCGGCAGCGACCAGGCGGGGGTCTGGTCCAAAGTGCGCCGGGACAAGCCCGACCACATCATCAGCTGGATGCTTGCCGGTGCGCACCGGGTCGCGTCAAAGGAAATGAAACGCAGCGGCATTCCAATGGAGAAGTGCATCTCGGTCAAGTGGCTCAACGAGGTGGATATCTCCAATATCGGCGCGGAGGCGGCGAGGGGGCTCAAGCGCGGCACGAATGTCGCGGGCGGTCAGGACATCCCGCTCTACAAGGAAATCATGACCGAGCTTTACGACAAGGGCAAAGGCAATGGCCCGGTCGAAAAGACGCGGGACGTTCTATACAATACCGACCTTGCGATGTATTCGATCGTGTTTGAAGCGGCCCGTCAGGCGGTTGCGTTGCATGGCCATCCGATCACCGCCGAAACCTACAAGGCCGGGCTGGAGGCGATCAAGAATTTCGACGCAAACGGTCTCATGGCGCCGATCACGTGA
- a CDS encoding ABC transporter ATP-binding protein — protein sequence MTRAPDKEAANILSMNSIEVLYDNVVLAIKGVSIKVPQGGMVALLGSNGAGKSTTLKAISGLLKAERGRVSRGEISFDGTAITGLPAQRRVEMGICHVIEGRRVFEHLTPDENLEAAAPMSMNRATLKTEKQRIYEYFPRLAERKNSQAGYLSGGEQQMLAIGRALMTQPRLLMLDEPSLGLAPFLVAEIFSIIEKINKEVRLSVLLVEQNALAALEIVSDGYLIENGRVVMHDTAQALKANSDIQEFYLGGGSGTNFHDIKHYSRRKRWLS from the coding sequence ATGACCCGCGCTCCCGATAAAGAAGCAGCCAACATCCTGTCGATGAACAGTATAGAAGTCCTCTATGACAACGTCGTGTTGGCGATCAAAGGGGTCTCCATCAAGGTTCCACAAGGAGGAATGGTAGCACTTCTCGGGTCCAATGGGGCCGGAAAGAGCACGACGTTGAAGGCGATCAGCGGCCTTCTCAAGGCCGAGCGCGGCCGCGTCAGTCGGGGCGAGATCAGCTTCGACGGCACGGCAATCACCGGTTTGCCCGCGCAGCGGCGTGTGGAGATGGGGATTTGCCATGTGATCGAAGGCCGTCGTGTTTTCGAACACCTGACGCCCGATGAAAACCTCGAAGCGGCTGCGCCGATGTCGATGAACCGGGCCACGCTGAAAACGGAAAAGCAGAGGATCTACGAGTATTTCCCGCGCCTCGCTGAACGGAAGAACTCCCAGGCGGGATATCTTTCAGGCGGCGAGCAGCAGATGCTGGCGATCGGTCGCGCGTTGATGACCCAGCCCCGTCTCCTGATGCTCGACGAACCGAGTCTAGGCTTGGCGCCTTTCCTGGTGGCTGAGATTTTCAGCATCATCGAGAAGATCAACAAGGAAGTGAGGTTGTCTGTTTTGCTGGTCGAGCAGAATGCACTCGCAGCGTTGGAGATCGTGTCGGACGGTTATCTGATCGAGAATGGCCGCGTTGTCATGCACGACACAGCGCAGGCATTGAAAGCGAATTCAGACATTCAGGAGTTCTATCTGGGGGGAGGGTCGGGCACGAATTTCCACGACATCAAACATTACAGCCGGCGCAAGCGCTGGCTGAGCTGA